In one Drosophila pseudoobscura strain MV-25-SWS-2005 chromosome X, UCI_Dpse_MV25, whole genome shotgun sequence genomic region, the following are encoded:
- the Lmx1a gene encoding LIM homeobox transcription factor 1-beta → MLEFYPMPTNLNPVAGGLYSLQQNHGGARFLDSPNPSVMTSATAACLGGSSNTSISTNNNNNNSNNNNNNNVHISNNNLPTSISGNNSPTATTSLTGPVISAQHQQQQQQQQQQQQQQHQHPHPHHPHHQQHPHQQQHAASTTPVPINSCPTPTGHSPNNSNHSACNTLTAAAASVSASSAAAPPATAPSVASSSLGGAATAAASATSTTASALALASAGGAATALASAAASKLSADCSGRTEVGHIKCEKNFELCEGCGQKIHDRYLMNVGEANWHEQCLACCYCGMQLHHTCYVRSSKLYCKMDYDRLFGVKCASCCHAILPQELVMRPIPNYVFHLPCFVCYACRLPLQKGEQFMLRDGQLFCYRHDLEKEMFLAAAAAQHCGFVGLDEEDLLRPRDGRRGPKRPRTILTSQQRKQFKASFDQSPKPCRKVREALAKDTGLSVRVVQVWFQNQRAKMKKIQRKAKQNGGSSGGSGGGRGTGNSSAADDKESNEKEDKCVKQEMGGDSSGYLGGLDNAFASQPLNPNLPFSPDDYPANSNDSFCSSDLSLDGSNFDQLDDDADSLSLNNLELQSTSSSGNQHSNPHDMLANLNTSLINPIDKLYLMQNSYFSSEH, encoded by the exons ATGTTGGAGTTCTATCCGATGCCCACAAATCTGAATCCAGTCGCTGGCGGCCTCTACTCGCTGCAGCAGAATCACGGTGGCGCGCGGTTCCTGGACAGTCCGAACCCCAGTGTCATGACCAGTGCCACAGCCGCCTGTCTAGGCGGAAGCAGCAACACGAGTatcagcaccaacaacaacaacaacaacagcaacaacaataacaataacaatgtGCACattagcaacaacaatttgccaACAAGCATTTCCGGCAACAACAGCCCGACAGCAACAACTTCATTAACGGGGCCCGTAATTTCCGcacagcaccaacagcagcagcagcaacagcaacagcaacagcaacagcaacaccaacacccacacccacaccatccccaccatcagcagcatccccaccaacagcaacacgcAGCCTCGACCACGCCAGTGCCAATTAACAGCTGCCCCACGCCCACAGGACACagccccaacaacagcaaccactCCGCCTGCAACACAttaacagctgctgctgcttctgtttctgcttcttctgcggcagcgccaccagcaacagctccCTCAGTCGCCTCCTCGTCATTAGGCGGAGCAGCCACGGCTGCTGCGTCTGCGACCTCGACGACGGCAtcggcactggcactggcatcgGCAGGAGGAGCGGCAACGGCGTTGGCGTCGGCGGCAGCATCGAAATTGTCTGCCGATTGTAGTGGACGCACAG AAGTGGGCCACATCAAATGCGAGAAGAACTTCGAGCTGTGCGAGGGCTGTGGCCAGAAGATCCACGACCGCTATCTGATGAATGTGGGCGAGGCCAACTGGCACGAGCAGTGTCTGGCCTGCTGCTACTGCGGCATGCAGCTCCACCACACCTGCTACGTGCGCAGCTCCAAGCTCTACTGCAAGATGGACTACGACCGTTTGTTCGGGGTCAAGTGCGCCTCTTGCTGCCACGCAATCCTGCCGCAGGAGCTGGTTATGCGTCCCATCCCCAACTACGTCTTCCACTTGCCCTGCTTCGTATGCTACGCGTGCCGACTGCCCCTCCAGAAGGGCGAGCAGTTCATGCTGCGCGACGGCCAGCTGTTCTGCTACCGTCACGACCTGGAAAAGGAGATGTTCTTGGCCGCGGCTGCAGCCCAGCACTGCGGCTTTGTGGGCCTGGACGAGGAGGATCTGCTGCGGCCACGGGACGGACGTCGCGGTCCGAAGCGACCCCGCACCATTCTTACCTCACAGCAGCGTAAGCAGTTCAAGGCCTCCTTCGATCAGTCGCCCAAGCCATGCCGCAAGGTACGCGAGGCCCTGGCCAAGGACACTGGACTATCGGTGCGTGTGGTTCAAGTGTGGTTCCAGAACCAGCGCGCCAAGATGAAGAAGATCCAACGCAAGGCCAAGCAGAATGGTGGCAGCTCGGGAGGATCTGGCGGCGGCCGTGGCACAGGCAACTCCAGCGCCGCCGATGACAAGGAGTCCAATGAGAAGGAGGACAAGTGCGTCAAGCAGGAGATGGGCGGCGACAGCTCGGGCTATCTAGGCGGACTGGACAACGCctttgccagccagccactaAATCCAAACTTGCCCTTCTCCCCGGACG ATTACCCGGCCAACTCGAACGACAGCTTTTGCAGCTCGGACCTGTCGCTGGATGGCAGCAATTTCGACCAGTTGGACGACGACGCAGATTCCCTGTCGCTGAACAACCTGGAGCTGCAGTCCACCAGCTCATCCGGCAACCAGCACTCGAATCCCCACGACATGTTGGCCAACCTGAACACCAGCCTGATAAACCCGATCGACAAGCTATATCTCATGCAAAATTCGTACTTCAGCTCGGAGCATTAG
- the LOC6900450 gene encoding uncharacterized protein: protein MNDSDSEYEESEYLVFADFKNQLPPHTLKHEDAAIKIIGLESDNPMAEVNGSIFKGTYEHSTGTNVFFEKDMDRSPADPLFEAACRQKYQYLDKSDKVISFERAYIEHLPPEPDKSTVVPDTITEDTDTPQTTKLNITYKDAINKFGEEN, encoded by the coding sequence ATGAATGATTCGGATTCTGAATACGAGGAAAGCGAATACTTGGTTTTTGCGGatttcaaaaaccaattacCACCTCACACGCTTAAGCACGAGGATGCTGCCATTAAAATTATAGGATTGGAAAGCGACAACCCCATGGCCGAGGTAAATGGCAGCATTTTCAAAGGCACCTACGAGCACTCCACAGGGACAAATGTGTTTTTCGAAAAAGACATGGATCGTTCGCCGGCTGACCCGCTATTCGAGGCAGCCTGTCGACAGAAGTACCAATACCTAGACAAGTCTGACAAGGTAATTTCCTTTGAGCGCGCTTATATAGAGCACTTGCCGCCAGAACCTGACAAATCAACAGTGGTGCCAGATACAATTACAGAAGACACAGACACGCCGCAGACAACAAAGCTGAATATCACCTATAAGGACGCAATAAATAAGTTTGGAGAGGAGAATTAA